Proteins encoded within one genomic window of Dictyoglomus sp.:
- a CDS encoding 6-phospho-beta-glucosidase encodes MKIAVIGGGSSYTPELMEGLIELSFEVSPLEIYLMDINEERLNIITEFSKRMINKKKASIDLKSTLSLDNALEGASFVINQIRVGGQKARLLDETIPQEFNLLGQETTGAGGFANALRTIPVVLNIAKKMEDLSPNAWLINFANPSGIITEAVSKYSKVKVLGLCNVPINFQNYFAKILNVSMEEVFLDYFGLNHLSFVRRVFVNGKDRTDEAFSKIKELLSEEERKVLEYLNMFPNYYLRYFYFREEKVEELKSKSKRAEEVLKIEEKLFELYKDPNLDEKPKELEKRGGALYSKSAVNLIFHLLGLRRGFQVVNIKNQGAIFDLPHNSVVEIPVYIDGELIQRYIIGNLPLEVKGLIQAIKTYEELTIESAIEGSFKKALFALAQHPLISSLTLAEKVLLALMEANKEYFPNLK; translated from the coding sequence ATGAAAATAGCGGTTATTGGAGGAGGAAGTTCCTATACTCCTGAATTAATGGAAGGTTTAATAGAACTTTCTTTTGAAGTTTCTCCTTTAGAGATTTATCTTATGGATATTAACGAAGAAAGATTAAATATAATAACCGAATTTTCAAAGAGAATGATTAACAAGAAGAAAGCTAGTATAGATTTAAAATCTACTTTATCCTTGGATAACGCGTTAGAAGGTGCAAGTTTTGTAATAAATCAGATAAGAGTAGGAGGACAAAAGGCAAGACTTCTTGATGAAACTATTCCCCAGGAATTTAATCTTTTAGGACAGGAAACTACAGGAGCAGGGGGATTTGCCAATGCTTTAAGAACTATTCCAGTAGTTTTAAATATTGCAAAAAAAATGGAAGATCTTTCTCCTAATGCATGGTTAATTAACTTTGCAAATCCCTCAGGAATTATAACTGAAGCAGTCTCAAAATATTCAAAGGTTAAAGTTTTAGGGCTTTGTAATGTTCCCATTAATTTTCAGAATTATTTTGCAAAAATTTTGAATGTTTCCATGGAAGAAGTTTTTTTAGATTATTTTGGATTAAATCACCTAAGTTTTGTAAGAAGAGTATTTGTTAATGGAAAGGATAGAACTGATGAGGCTTTTAGTAAGATAAAGGAACTTCTTTCTGAAGAAGAGAGAAAAGTTTTAGAATATTTAAATATGTTTCCTAATTATTATCTTAGGTATTTTTATTTTCGAGAGGAGAAAGTGGAGGAATTAAAGAGTAAATCAAAGAGAGCGGAGGAAGTTCTGAAAATTGAAGAAAAACTGTTTGAACTTTATAAAGATCCAAATTTAGACGAAAAGCCCAAGGAATTGGAAAAAAGAGGAGGAGCATTATATTCTAAATCTGCAGTTAACCTAATATTTCACCTTTTAGGATTGAGAAGGGGCTTTCAAGTAGTAAATATTAAAAATCAAGGAGCAATTTTTGATCTTCCTCATAATAGTGTTGTAGAAATCCCTGTTTATATTGATGGGGAGTTGATTCAAAGGTATATAATTGGAAATTTACCTTTAGAAGTTAAGGGATTAATTCAGGCAATAAAAACCTATGAGGAATTGACTATAGAATCTGCAATAGAAGGATCTTTTAAAAAGGCTCTTTTTGCATTAGCTCAGCATCCTCTTATTTCTTCTTTAACTTTAGCGGAAAAAGTTTTATTAGCCTTAATGGAAGCAAATAAAGAATATTTTCCAAATCTTAAGTGA
- a CDS encoding chromate transporter, which translates to MFYWELFFVFLKIGWLTIGGGYVMIPLFLEEIVKKRKWLKEEEFLETLTLAQLFPGPIAFNFAVAVGYRLKKYKGALTSALGVIIPSFVSILIIAMFFIKWHKSKIIQGLLYGMRPAIAGLMVYSVYELLKKVNFTPLKTFIIISLSFILIFFKINPIYIIFISFVFSIIWVYWEH; encoded by the coding sequence ATGTTTTATTGGGAATTATTTTTTGTTTTTTTAAAAATAGGATGGCTTACCATTGGGGGAGGTTATGTAATGATTCCCCTCTTCTTAGAAGAGATTGTCAAGAAAAGAAAATGGCTAAAAGAAGAGGAATTCTTAGAAACTCTAACCTTAGCTCAACTTTTTCCAGGCCCCATAGCTTTTAATTTTGCAGTAGCAGTAGGATATAGATTAAAAAAATATAAAGGAGCATTAACAAGTGCCTTAGGAGTAATTATTCCGTCTTTTGTTTCAATTTTAATTATTGCCATGTTCTTTATTAAATGGCATAAAAGTAAGATAATACAGGGTTTATTATATGGGATGAGACCCGCAATTGCAGGTCTTATGGTCTATAGTGTATATGAGCTTTTAAAAAAGGTGAATTTTACCCCTTTAAAAACTTTCATAATAATTTCTTTAAGTTTTATATTGATATTCTTTAAAATTAATCCTATATACATAATTTTCATATCTTTTGTTTTTAGTATTATATGGGTATATTGGGAGCATTAG
- a CDS encoding chromate transporter, which translates to MGILGALVKVFFLIGLFGFGGGYAIVALIRHFVVIEEKWLTNTQFIDVLAISQITPGPIAINSATFIGYKMGGLIGSILATISSVLAPFILVFSFSYFFHKINSEKFSKILTHLRPMTFALLISATYNILLDSIIDWKEFILFLLSLIFCYKTKWNLLLRILIIALLGEIIYLLS; encoded by the coding sequence ATGGGTATATTGGGAGCATTAGTTAAGGTATTCTTTTTAATAGGCCTCTTTGGTTTTGGGGGTGGATATGCTATTGTCGCCCTTATAAGACACTTTGTTGTAATAGAAGAAAAATGGCTAACAAACACTCAATTTATTGATGTTCTTGCAATTTCTCAAATTACCCCAGGTCCTATTGCTATAAACTCTGCTACCTTCATAGGTTATAAAATGGGAGGACTTATAGGATCAATATTGGCTACTATATCCTCAGTTCTTGCCCCTTTTATATTAGTTTTTTCTTTCTCTTATTTCTTTCATAAAATTAATAGTGAAAAATTTTCAAAGATTTTAACCCACTTAAGACCTATGACCTTTGCCCTTTTAATTTCAGCTACCTATAATATTCTTTTAGATTCAATCATTGATTGGAAAGAATTTATCTTATTTTTATTATCCTTAATTTTTTGCTATAAAACTAAATGGAATCTATTACTTCGAATTCTTATAATTGCATTATTAGGAGAAATTATTTATCTTTTAAGTTAA
- a CDS encoding cell wall-active antibiotics response protein — translation MRKISLLGIFLIILGAILLASELGYLNIKWYDILKFWPVIFIFWGIDILMGEKRWFLWIALLVLIFFLSAIFFFMPFRMHKGIYRDWFLPYDPNIKSMEVTLKVGLRNLYIRPSFDKKSLISISSLREFDIKERRKIKGENAILDIEIENNFSSFFSEEGAIDVYFPSNIDINLTLEAGVGSCKLDFRGLKLNYLNIKGGVGNVSVWLSKTTSKVEINSGIGNITVYIPEGVILDLQTETGIGKISVDSEITRVQEGKSSDIIYLKAKSGIGNINIKASKEII, via the coding sequence ATGAGAAAGATATCCTTACTTGGAATTTTTTTAATAATTTTAGGGGCAATTTTATTGGCTTCAGAGTTGGGTTATCTAAATATAAAATGGTATGATATTTTAAAATTCTGGCCTGTAATATTTATATTCTGGGGTATTGATATTTTAATGGGAGAGAAAAGATGGTTTTTATGGATTGCTCTCCTCGTATTAATATTTTTTTTAAGCGCTATTTTCTTCTTTATGCCTTTTAGAATGCATAAGGGAATTTATAGGGATTGGTTTCTTCCCTATGATCCTAACATTAAAAGTATGGAGGTAACTTTAAAGGTAGGATTAAGAAATTTATATATAAGACCATCTTTTGATAAAAAAAGTCTTATCTCTATTTCGTCCTTAAGAGAATTTGATATTAAAGAAAGAAGAAAAATAAAAGGAGAAAACGCAATATTAGATATAGAAATAGAAAATAATTTCTCTTCTTTCTTCAGTGAAGAAGGAGCTATAGATGTCTATTTCCCTTCCAACATTGATATAAATCTCACCTTAGAGGCAGGAGTGGGTAGCTGTAAATTAGACTTCAGAGGATTAAAGTTAAATTATTTAAATATAAAGGGCGGTGTAGGTAATGTTTCCGTATGGCTTTCCAAAACAACATCAAAAGTAGAAATAAATAGTGGAATTGGAAATATAACCGTATATATTCCTGAGGGGGTAATTCTTGATCTGCAAACGGAGACGGGAATAGGTAAAATCTCTGTAGATTCAGAAATTACAAGGGTTCAAGAAGGAAAGTCAAGCGATATAATATATCTAAAAGCAAAATCGGGAATTGGAAATATAAATATAAAAGCAAGTAAAGAGATAATTTAG
- a CDS encoding PspC domain-containing protein: MEKRLYRSKKERILLGVCGGIAEYFSIDPTIVRLIFILLIFVTGPILPIFYFISALIIPEAPNGEEFKKEIDESYIEKIKDEMKTQYKSSSKEIWGWFLLGLGVLLLSSNLGWLFIPFRILVPLFILVLGIILLIKIK, from the coding sequence ATGGAAAAAAGACTTTATAGAAGTAAAAAGGAAAGGATACTTTTAGGAGTATGTGGAGGAATAGCAGAATATTTTTCTATAGATCCAACTATTGTCCGTCTTATTTTTATTCTTCTAATATTTGTTACAGGACCTATTTTACCAATATTTTATTTTATATCCGCCTTAATTATTCCTGAAGCTCCCAATGGAGAAGAGTTTAAAAAAGAAATTGATGAGAGTTACATAGAGAAAATCAAGGATGAGATGAAGACTCAGTATAAAAGCTCTTCCAAAGAAATTTGGGGATGGTTTCTTTTAGGATTAGGAGTTCTTCTTCTTTCTTCGAATCTGGGATGGCTTTTTATTCCCTTTAGAATTTTAGTCCCGTTATTTATATTAGTTCTTGGAATAATCCTCTTAATAAAGATAAAGTAA
- a CDS encoding cyclodeaminase/cyclohydrolase family protein: MPIINHSVEQFIMLLASKEPAPGGGSASALLGAIGSALSSMVINLTMGKEKFKDQEEFLLEILKESENLQKEFLNLIEEDTTAFNKVSRAYKMPKDTEEQKEARREALEKALKDATLVPLSIMEKGLSFLKLLEKCVGKTNPNVVSDIGVSALCMKSAIQGGWLNVIINLKYIKDEDFTREIKEKAKNLLLEGIKIADQIYNQVEQFLIK; the protein is encoded by the coding sequence ATGCCAATAATTAATCACAGTGTAGAGCAATTTATAATGCTTTTAGCGTCTAAAGAACCAGCACCTGGGGGTGGCTCTGCTTCTGCCCTCTTAGGAGCAATAGGTTCTGCTTTATCCTCTATGGTTATTAATCTCACTATGGGGAAGGAAAAGTTCAAAGATCAAGAGGAATTTTTACTGGAAATATTAAAGGAGTCTGAGAATCTACAAAAGGAATTTCTAAACTTAATAGAAGAAGATACTACTGCTTTTAATAAAGTTTCTCGAGCCTATAAAATGCCAAAGGATACTGAAGAACAAAAGGAAGCAAGAAGAGAGGCTTTAGAAAAAGCATTAAAGGATGCTACTTTGGTTCCCTTATCCATAATGGAGAAGGGATTATCATTTCTCAAGTTATTAGAGAAATGTGTAGGAAAAACTAATCCTAATGTTGTGAGTGATATTGGTGTTTCTGCTCTTTGTATGAAATCTGCGATTCAAGGTGGCTGGCTTAATGTTATTATCAATCTTAAATATATAAAAGATGAGGATTTTACTAGAGAAATAAAAGAAAAAGCAAAAAATCTTTTATTAGAAGGAATAAAAATTGCAGATCAGATTTATAACCAAGTAGAACAATTCTTAATAAAATAG
- a CDS encoding pyridoxal phosphate-dependent aminotransferase family protein, with protein MDLFEKCLNLAPGHPLFDAKYAIEQGIYPYFLPLEETEGTEVVINGRRLIMLGSNNYLGLTTHPKVKEAAINAIRKYGTSCTGSRFMNGTLALHRELEEKLAEFLHKEACIVFSTGYQTNVGTISALIGKDDIAITDKEDHASIIDGCKMSYGKMLRFKHNDMEDLENVLRSCPEDAGKLVIVDGVFSMAGDIAPLPEIVKLCKKYSARLMVDDAHSIGVLGDHGRGTANYFGLEDSVDIIMGTFSKSFASLGGFIAGDEEVIFYIKHNARSFIFSASMSPANTAAALAALEVMQEEPERIERLWKISNRMREGLKSLGFDVGNSCTPIIPVYIRDRWKTIFMWKELFELGVYCNPVLPPGVPPNQSLLRTSYMATHTEEQIDRALEIFEKAGKKIGII; from the coding sequence ATGGATTTATTTGAAAAATGTTTAAATTTAGCTCCAGGGCATCCTTTATTTGATGCAAAATATGCTATTGAGCAGGGAATTTATCCCTACTTCCTGCCATTGGAGGAAACTGAAGGAACTGAGGTGGTTATTAATGGAAGAAGGCTTATTATGCTAGGTTCTAATAATTATTTAGGACTTACCACTCATCCTAAGGTAAAAGAAGCTGCTATTAATGCCATTAGAAAATATGGTACTAGTTGTACAGGATCTCGTTTTATGAATGGAACTTTAGCCTTACATAGAGAATTGGAGGAAAAATTAGCAGAATTTCTACATAAAGAAGCATGTATAGTTTTTTCAACAGGATATCAGACTAATGTGGGTACAATTTCAGCTCTTATTGGAAAGGATGATATTGCAATAACAGACAAAGAAGATCATGCGTCAATAATTGATGGATGTAAGATGTCCTACGGTAAAATGTTAAGATTTAAGCATAATGATATGGAGGATTTAGAGAATGTATTGAGAAGTTGTCCTGAAGATGCAGGAAAACTGGTTATAGTGGATGGAGTGTTTTCTATGGCTGGAGATATAGCACCTCTTCCAGAGATTGTTAAGCTTTGTAAAAAATATTCTGCTCGACTAATGGTAGATGATGCTCACTCCATTGGAGTTTTAGGGGATCATGGAAGAGGAACTGCTAATTATTTTGGATTAGAGGATAGTGTGGACATTATTATGGGAACTTTTAGTAAATCTTTTGCTAGTTTAGGGGGTTTTATAGCTGGAGACGAAGAAGTAATATTCTATATTAAACATAATGCCAGATCTTTTATATTCAGTGCTAGCATGTCTCCTGCAAATACTGCAGCTGCATTGGCAGCCCTAGAAGTCATGCAAGAAGAACCTGAGAGAATAGAAAGACTTTGGAAAATATCTAATAGAATGAGAGAGGGCTTAAAATCTTTAGGGTTTGATGTGGGAAATAGTTGTACTCCCATAATTCCTGTATATATAAGGGATAGATGGAAGACCATATTTATGTGGAAGGAACTCTTTGAATTAGGAGTATACTGTAATCCCGTTCTTCCTCCTGGTGTTCCTCCCAATCAATCTTTATTGAGAACAAGTTATATGGCAACTCATACTGAGGAGCAGATTGATAGAGCCTTAGAAATATTTGAGAAGGCAGGTAAAAAGATTGGAATAATATAA
- a CDS encoding TIGR00269 family protein — MNCKICKTKNIKKEALVNLPSYNLSLCKEHFIEWFERRVQSTIKEFHMFTKEDKILVAVSGGKDSLGLWFVLNKLGYRVDGLHIDLGINEYSEKSRKYTEEFAEKIGRNLYIVDLRNEIAPIPVIKEKIFNKPACSLCGTIKRYYMNKIAKEKGYNILATGHNLDDETSVLFGNTLNWNMEYLSRQYPVLMELENTFIRKVKPYCRITEKESAIYVFLMKIKYIEEECPLSKGALSLKYKKILGDIEEQFPGTKIRFFNNFLKKIYPLLINKKEDKIKKCKICNEPSASEICSVCNLKLKLQNL; from the coding sequence ATGAATTGTAAGATATGTAAGACCAAAAATATTAAGAAGGAAGCATTGGTAAATTTACCTTCCTATAACCTAAGTTTATGTAAAGAGCATTTCATTGAATGGTTTGAAAGAAGAGTACAAAGTACCATAAAAGAATTTCATATGTTTACAAAAGAGGATAAAATATTAGTTGCAGTTTCTGGAGGTAAAGATAGTTTAGGGTTATGGTTTGTTCTAAATAAACTTGGTTATAGGGTAGATGGACTTCACATTGATTTAGGAATTAATGAATATTCAGAAAAAAGTAGAAAATATACAGAAGAATTTGCAGAAAAAATAGGAAGAAACTTATATATCGTTGATTTGAGAAATGAAATCGCACCTATTCCTGTTATAAAGGAAAAAATATTCAATAAACCCGCCTGTTCCCTTTGTGGAACAATAAAAAGATATTACATGAATAAAATAGCTAAAGAAAAGGGCTATAATATTCTTGCAACAGGGCATAATCTTGACGATGAGACATCTGTACTTTTTGGAAATACTCTAAATTGGAATATGGAATATCTTTCAAGACAATATCCTGTGCTTATGGAGTTAGAAAATACATTTATTAGAAAGGTAAAACCATATTGTAGAATTACAGAGAAAGAGAGTGCTATATATGTTTTTCTTATGAAAATAAAATATATAGAGGAAGAATGCCCTTTAAGTAAGGGAGCTCTTTCTTTAAAGTATAAAAAAATCCTTGGAGATATTGAGGAGCAATTTCCAGGAACAAAGATAAGATTTTTCAATAATTTCTTAAAAAAGATCTATCCATTGCTGATTAACAAAAAGGAAGATAAAATAAAAAAATGTAAAATTTGTAACGAACCTTCAGCTTCTGAGATATGTTCCGTATGTAATCTAAAACTTAAGCTTCAAAATCTTTAA
- a CDS encoding MoaD/ThiS family protein — protein sequence MKEKHVFNIKYRGKVYTLTLEKNRINSQEVLEFLGLSKEYAFVVKNGEIVLSSGILSPEDEIEVINAVSGG from the coding sequence ATGAAAGAGAAACATGTATTCAACATTAAATATAGAGGGAAAGTATATACTTTGACTTTAGAAAAAAATAGAATAAATTCTCAAGAAGTTTTAGAATTTTTGGGACTTTCAAAGGAATATGCTTTTGTAGTAAAGAATGGAGAAATAGTGTTGTCAAGTGGTATTTTATCTCCCGAAGATGAGATAGAAGTTATAAATGCAGTCTCAGGAGGATAA
- a CDS encoding energy-coupled thiamine transporter ThiT encodes MEGKTIRILTEGGMSIALALLLWYLKIGEMPQGGSISLQMLPLFIFALRWGLIPGLFVGLVYGLVHSLQDLYVVHWFQYILDYPIAFSLIGLAGLIKNFKTSKIVSFIVALLFLLGSVIFFLNISSELPQAQKNLEELKSKIETVSGEEREEIKKEIEDLEFKIRWYPISRIVILIAGILGSALLIYGAHLRKIAEPLELGIFIGGLGRLFAHFLSGIIFFSQYAPPETPAWLYSLTYNLFVVVPSTFVCLPLILLIYPRIQQALSSEK; translated from the coding sequence ATGGAAGGAAAAACCATTAGAATCTTAACAGAAGGTGGAATGAGTATCGCTTTAGCTTTACTTCTTTGGTATTTGAAGATTGGAGAGATGCCCCAGGGAGGAAGTATTAGTTTGCAAATGCTTCCTTTATTTATATTTGCTTTAAGATGGGGATTAATTCCTGGGCTTTTTGTGGGATTAGTTTATGGCTTGGTTCATTCTCTTCAAGATCTTTACGTAGTTCATTGGTTTCAATATATATTAGATTATCCTATTGCTTTCTCTTTAATTGGTTTGGCAGGTTTAATAAAAAATTTTAAAACATCTAAAATAGTATCCTTTATAGTAGCTCTTTTGTTTCTTTTGGGTTCAGTAATATTCTTCTTGAATATTTCTTCGGAACTTCCTCAAGCTCAAAAGAATTTAGAGGAGCTAAAATCAAAAATTGAAACTGTATCAGGGGAAGAAAGGGAAGAAATAAAAAAGGAAATTGAAGATCTAGAATTTAAAATAAGATGGTATCCTATTTCTCGAATTGTTATTCTTATTGCAGGAATTTTAGGTAGTGCTCTTCTTATTTATGGGGCACATTTAAGAAAGATAGCTGAACCTCTTGAATTAGGAATATTTATTGGTGGATTAGGAAGATTATTTGCCCATTTTCTATCAGGAATAATTTTCTTCTCCCAGTATGCTCCCCCTGAAACTCCTGCCTGGCTCTATTCTCTAACATATAATCTCTTTGTAGTTGTTCCTAGCACCTTTGTTTGTCTTCCATTAATTCTTCTAATTTATCCAAGAATACAACAAGCTCTTTCCTCGGAAAAATGA
- a CDS encoding thiamine diphosphokinase produces the protein MKILIFANGENNLLREELEEIFPIDKIICADGGTKFALNMNLTPDIIVGDMDSISHEIIDKIKREKIEWKIYPKEKDETDLELAVKEALKYKPKIIYFVGLLGGRIDHTLSNLFFLESIKEKGIEVIILDRKIRITLMIGEEEKIFWGNEGEIISLIPLSERVEGIILKGLKYPLNNETLYRNLTRGISNEFISKEAKIKISFGTLIVIHFLS, from the coding sequence ATGAAAATATTAATCTTTGCCAATGGGGAAAACAATTTATTAAGAGAAGAGTTAGAAGAAATATTTCCAATTGATAAGATTATTTGTGCAGATGGAGGTACAAAATTTGCTTTAAATATGAATCTGACACCAGATATTATAGTTGGAGATATGGACTCTATTTCCCATGAGATTATCGATAAGATTAAAAGAGAAAAAATAGAATGGAAAATATATCCCAAGGAGAAGGATGAGACGGACTTAGAATTAGCAGTAAAAGAAGCTTTAAAGTATAAACCTAAAATTATTTATTTTGTTGGACTTTTAGGAGGAAGAATAGATCATACCCTGTCCAATTTATTTTTCTTGGAAAGTATAAAAGAAAAGGGAATAGAAGTTATAATACTTGATAGAAAAATAAGAATCACTTTGATGATAGGAGAAGAAGAAAAAATATTTTGGGGAAATGAGGGAGAAATTATCTCCCTCATCCCACTATCGGAAAGGGTGGAAGGTATAATCTTAAAAGGTTTAAAATACCCTTTGAATAATGAAACATTATATAGAAATCTTACAAGGGGAATAAGTAATGAATTCATATCAAAAGAAGCAAAAATAAAAATTTCTTTTGGGACCCTTATAGTTATTCACTTCCTTTCTTAA
- a CDS encoding ABC transporter permease: MKEQAGFSIAIASRIKSMEVLTAVINFLTMPLMFSSSAMFPIQIMPDWLATIARWNPITYVVNPLRTLVISGWEMEDLIKGFSYILFLALIMLFIARNEFKRSIA, from the coding sequence ATGAAAGAGCAGGCAGGCTTTTCCATAGCTATTGCTTCAAGAATTAAAAGTATGGAAGTACTTACTGCAGTAATAAATTTTCTTACAATGCCTCTTATGTTTTCGAGTAGTGCCATGTTTCCAATACAAATTATGCCAGATTGGCTTGCAACTATAGCAAGATGGAATCCTATTACTTATGTTGTTAATCCTCTAAGAACTCTTGTGATTTCAGGATGGGAAATGGAAGATTTAATTAAAGGATTTTCTTATATATTATTCTTAGCTTTAATAATGCTTTTTATTGCAAGAAATGAATTTAAAAGAAGTATAGCATAG
- a CDS encoding ATP-binding cassette domain-containing protein, with translation MELYSTFSPFGNIEAVKGISFEVEEGEIFSFLGPNGAGKTSTIMILTTLLKQTSGSVKILGYDVARQP, from the coding sequence ATGGAACTATATTCCACTTTCTCGCCCTTTGGAAATATTGAGGCAGTAAAAGGAATATCTTTTGAAGTAGAAGAGGGAGAAATTTTTAGTTTTTTAGGACCTAATGGGGCTGGAAAAACTTCTACTATAATGATTCTTACCACATTGCTTAAACAAACCAGCGGTTCTGTAAAAATATTAGGATATGATGTGGCTCGTCAACCTTAA
- a CDS encoding DUF5060 domain-containing protein: MEKLYIFLIFGLIFFLFKIVGCIPKEETKEIVEYQTYITKYADNRTLKINDIKILKEKIEKYSLFEIILDIQGTYNNPFDPEEIDILGHFTDPDGKEIIIPGFFYQEYERELKVDYEDLTPISEPQFRIRFSPIKTGIYKFYVSVKDRTGKYETSQIYSFEVINSKNPGFVRTSKKDFHYFEFDNGEPFIPIGSNVCWAGMKGTFDFDIWLPKYAEVGGNYFRVWLGPSWTTFALERSSVREYDLKNAWRLDYILDLSSKLGLYVMLCFDSYNELRYQREGSYPFWEYTPHNVKNGGPLKGPREFWTNKEMLKYYKNKIRYLIARYGYRTNVFAWELWNEVDIISPSAYIPEEVRNWHDEMSKYIKYLDPWDHLITSSFASSLGKSDIDRLSNIDFVQTHIYQNKNYIESLMSLIEYKEKYKKPHLVGEFGLDAGGNDPWIDPQGYAIHNAIWTTLLSGSCGSAMSWWWDNHIHPNDLYFHYKALKEFIKDIKFTEEDFKRVKDCKISGTNRNLKVLGLNGKNYTLLWLYDSNIVYTYKKELPKIFPENILGILSLPMEKGKYKVIIFDTYKGEVIKEEIVENSINELKVNIPNFERDMGIKIQLLR; the protein is encoded by the coding sequence ATGGAAAAATTATATATCTTTCTTATTTTTGGGTTAATTTTTTTCCTTTTCAAGATAGTTGGCTGTATTCCTAAAGAAGAAACAAAAGAAATAGTTGAATATCAAACTTATATAACAAAATATGCTGATAATAGAACTTTAAAAATTAATGATATAAAAATTCTAAAAGAAAAAATAGAAAAATATAGCCTTTTTGAAATAATTCTTGATATTCAGGGTACATATAATAATCCCTTTGATCCAGAAGAAATAGATATATTAGGTCATTTTACTGATCCTGATGGAAAAGAAATCATTATCCCAGGATTTTTCTATCAAGAGTATGAGAGGGAATTAAAAGTAGATTACGAGGACTTAACTCCTATTTCTGAACCACAATTTAGGATAAGATTTTCCCCTATTAAAACTGGAATCTACAAATTTTATGTTTCTGTAAAGGATAGAACAGGAAAATATGAAACTTCTCAAATTTATAGTTTTGAAGTTATTAATTCTAAAAATCCAGGATTTGTTAGAACAAGTAAAAAAGATTTCCATTACTTTGAATTTGATAATGGAGAACCTTTTATTCCTATAGGTTCTAATGTTTGTTGGGCAGGAATGAAGGGAACTTTTGATTTTGATATCTGGCTTCCCAAATATGCAGAAGTAGGAGGAAATTATTTTAGAGTTTGGCTTGGACCATCTTGGACTACCTTTGCCTTAGAAAGAAGCTCTGTAAGGGAATATGATTTAAAGAACGCATGGAGACTTGATTACATTCTTGATCTTTCTTCAAAACTTGGTCTTTATGTAATGCTTTGTTTTGATAGTTATAACGAGCTAAGATATCAAAGGGAGGGATCTTATCCTTTCTGGGAATATACTCCTCATAATGTTAAAAATGGAGGACCATTAAAGGGACCAAGAGAATTTTGGACAAATAAAGAAATGCTTAAATATTATAAAAATAAGATAAGATATCTTATTGCAAGATATGGCTATAGAACTAACGTATTTGCTTGGGAATTATGGAATGAAGTAGACATTATATCTCCTTCCGCTTATATCCCTGAAGAGGTAAGAAATTGGCATGATGAAATGTCTAAATATATAAAATATTTAGATCCATGGGATCATTTAATTACTTCAAGTTTTGCATCATCACTAGGAAAATCTGATATTGATAGACTTTCTAATATTGATTTTGTTCAAACACATATTTATCAAAATAAAAACTATATAGAGTCATTAATGAGCCTTATTGAGTATAAAGAGAAATATAAAAAACCTCATCTTGTAGGAGAGTTTGGACTTGATGCAGGAGGTAATGATCCTTGGATAGATCCTCAAGGATATGCAATCCATAATGCCATATGGACTACTTTACTGTCTGGATCTTGTGGTTCTGCTATGTCATGGTGGTGGGATAACCATATTCATCCTAATGATCTCTATTTCCATTACAAGGCTCTTAAGGAATTTATAAAGGATATTAAATTTACTGAGGAAGATTTCAAAAGAGTTAAGGATTGTAAAATATCAGGAACAAATAGAAATTTAAAGGTCTTAGGATTAAATGGTAAAAATTATACTCTTCTTTGGCTTTATGATTCCAATATAGTTTACACTTATAAAAAAGAACTTCCTAAAATTTTCCCTGAAAATATCTTAGGAATTCTTTCTCTTCCTATGGAAAAAGGAAAATATAAAGTAATAATCTTTGATACTTATAAAGGAGAAGTAATAAAAGAGGAAATAGTTGAAAATTCAATTAATGAACTTAAAGTAAATATTCCTAATTTTGAAAGAGATATGGGTATTAAAATTCAATTATTGAGGTGA